In one Chloroherpetonaceae bacterium genomic region, the following are encoded:
- a CDS encoding TetR/AcrR family transcriptional regulator translates to MKTKSLTRSLGDEAREAKRQTLLQAAIATFAQKGFHETKMQDIADAAGVGKGTLYEYFETKEELFLAVYESWISEYETEMTRQAEAYLEPLAKADALIETTVAFYEKHASHASILLEFWAHAIRSQNPRFLNRIREMKAHLAELGGQIAKELMKLKLFVEVDVESFTRLELAMSDGVFLQWILDGQTYSLREAYKFRQALIGSGLMTTGLRKILLPKTEKRLRQGFLCTEPRNGKRRT, encoded by the coding sequence ATGAAAACAAAATCGCTAACACGCTCTCTGGGCGACGAAGCCCGAGAAGCCAAACGCCAAACCTTGCTCCAAGCGGCAATTGCGACCTTTGCGCAAAAAGGCTTTCACGAGACAAAAATGCAAGATATTGCCGATGCTGCAGGCGTAGGCAAAGGCACGCTTTACGAATACTTCGAGACCAAAGAAGAACTTTTCCTTGCGGTCTATGAATCGTGGATTTCAGAGTATGAAACTGAAATGACGCGCCAAGCCGAAGCCTATCTCGAGCCATTGGCTAAGGCAGATGCGCTAATTGAAACGACCGTTGCGTTCTATGAAAAGCATGCCTCGCATGCCAGCATTCTGCTCGAGTTTTGGGCACATGCGATTCGCTCACAAAACCCACGTTTTCTAAATCGCATTCGTGAAATGAAAGCGCATCTGGCTGAATTAGGAGGACAGATTGCAAAAGAGTTAATGAAGCTCAAACTCTTTGTAGAGGTAGATGTCGAGTCCTTCACGCGCTTGGAGCTGGCAATGTCAGATGGCGTGTTTCTGCAATGGATACTCGATGGACAAACTTACTCTCTGCGCGAAGCCTACAAGTTCCGCCAAGCCTTAATTGGTTCGGGACTCATGACTACAGGACTGCGAAAGATACTTTTGCCCAAAACCGAAAAGCGCCTTCGGCAGGGCTTTCTGTGCACCGAGCCACGCAACGGAAAGCGGAGAACATAG
- a CDS encoding glycosyltransferase family 4 protein, with amino-acid sequence MVRSRKKVLLVANTSWYLCNFRIGVIRYFQAQQFEVVAVSPKDNFSHQLQGYGCRWVDLPLLPHSTNPLSDLYLLWRLYALYAAEQPALVIHYTIKPNVYGSLAAGLLRLPSVAVFSGAGRAFAKQDWLNRIVKRLLKIALRFATEVWFVNPDDRALFLAEQLVLPEKTYLVPGEGIDTAHFSPQSALAHLPPSSSDKVIFLMSARLLREKGVELYAQAARCLKPKYPNAEFQLLGFLSEGNPAFVSKAEVESWKEYVQYLGDTQNVLPYLSAADCVVLPSSYREGTPRTLLEAASLEKPIVTTNQVGCRHVVEDGVTGFLVQPNNLKDLVEKLERILTMSPEARAEMGRRGRLKMLKEFDESLVIECYHALLQRLHLA; translated from the coding sequence ATGGTTAGGTCGCGGAAAAAAGTTCTGCTCGTTGCCAATACTTCATGGTATTTGTGCAACTTTCGCATCGGTGTCATTCGCTACTTTCAGGCTCAACAATTTGAGGTTGTTGCTGTCTCACCAAAGGATAATTTTTCCCATCAGCTTCAAGGATACGGTTGTCGCTGGGTTGATTTGCCGCTTTTGCCGCATAGCACCAACCCACTGAGCGACCTATACTTACTTTGGCGACTCTATGCGCTCTACGCAGCCGAGCAGCCTGCACTGGTAATTCACTATACAATCAAACCCAATGTGTATGGCTCTCTTGCAGCGGGTCTCTTGCGTCTTCCTTCTGTTGCCGTCTTTAGCGGCGCAGGGCGGGCATTTGCAAAGCAAGATTGGCTTAATCGCATCGTGAAGCGGTTGCTGAAAATAGCCCTGCGCTTTGCGACTGAAGTCTGGTTTGTTAATCCTGATGACCGCGCACTGTTTCTTGCAGAGCAGTTGGTCTTGCCAGAGAAAACCTACCTTGTGCCCGGTGAAGGCATTGACACCGCGCATTTTTCTCCCCAGTCTGCTCTGGCTCACCTTCCACCAAGCTCTTCTGACAAAGTTATTTTCCTAATGAGCGCTCGTCTTCTGCGCGAAAAGGGCGTAGAACTCTATGCACAAGCGGCACGGTGTCTGAAGCCGAAGTATCCCAATGCCGAGTTTCAACTTCTTGGTTTTTTATCGGAAGGCAACCCTGCTTTCGTGTCCAAAGCTGAGGTAGAGAGCTGGAAAGAATATGTGCAGTATTTAGGCGACACGCAGAATGTCCTGCCTTATCTCTCTGCTGCGGATTGCGTGGTTTTACCTTCCTCGTATCGTGAAGGCACCCCGCGCACTTTGCTTGAGGCAGCCAGCCTCGAAAAGCCCATCGTGACCACCAATCAGGTGGGTTGCCGCCATGTTGTAGAAGATGGTGTAACAGGCTTTCTGGTTCAGCCTAATAATTTGAAGGATTTGGTAGAGAAGCTGGAGCGCATTCTTACAATGTCGCCTGAGGCGCGTGCCGAAATGGGGCGCCGTGGTCGCCTAAAAATGCTAAAGGAGTTTGATGAATCCTTAGTGATAGAGTGTTATCACGCGCTCTTGCAGCGCCTTCACCTTGCCTAA